Proteins found in one Sporosarcina sp. FSL K6-3457 genomic segment:
- a CDS encoding phosphotransferase family protein: MIINEAKNWIERETGIAVQSMKRLPGSTSSILYEVLSETSTVVLRQFNNAEWLIEEPDVVQHEAASLRKASESGLPAPSLIAFDETGEVSGLPSILMTKVEGQVELLPSDFTKWTDGLAKMLAAIHRVEANDFAWKYASYTHPDAVQLPEWTKKPIVWQVAFEQLQGEIPAFRETFIHRDFHPTNVLWLGDEVSGVVDWPNACRGPAGIDVGHCRVNLTLLYGVEVADLFLAAYEKHAGSSFTYDSYWDIVSAFDFLDGPPTVYSGWAAFGVIGLMDAMMEERMDAFVGSLVH, from the coding sequence ATGATAATTAATGAAGCGAAGAACTGGATAGAGCGAGAAACAGGCATTGCGGTTCAGTCTATGAAACGGTTGCCGGGCAGTACATCCTCTATTCTGTATGAAGTGTTATCTGAAACATCAACAGTCGTGTTACGCCAGTTCAATAATGCTGAGTGGCTTATAGAGGAACCTGATGTGGTACAGCATGAGGCGGCAAGTCTTCGGAAAGCATCGGAGAGCGGACTTCCTGCACCATCGCTCATTGCGTTTGATGAAACAGGCGAGGTAAGTGGGTTGCCGTCTATTCTGATGACGAAAGTCGAAGGGCAGGTTGAACTGTTACCGAGTGATTTTACGAAGTGGACTGACGGATTAGCGAAAATGCTGGCGGCGATCCATCGTGTGGAAGCGAATGATTTTGCGTGGAAATATGCTTCTTATACGCATCCGGATGCAGTCCAACTCCCAGAATGGACAAAGAAACCGATTGTGTGGCAGGTGGCGTTTGAACAATTGCAAGGGGAGATTCCAGCATTCCGCGAGACATTCATTCACCGCGATTTTCATCCAACGAATGTATTGTGGTTGGGGGATGAAGTGAGTGGCGTCGTCGATTGGCCAAATGCATGCAGGGGCCCAGCGGGAATTGATGTAGGGCATTGCCGAGTGAATTTGACGTTGCTGTATGGTGTGGAAGTCGCGGATTTATTTTTAGCGGCTTATGAAAAGCACGCAGGCTCTTCATTTACATACGATTCGTATTGGGATATTGTGTCGGCATTCGATTTCTTAGACGGACCGCCGACTGTTTATAGTGGCTGGGCGGCATTTGGTGTAATAGGGTTGATGGATGCGATGATGGAAGAGCGGATGGATGCGTTTGTGGGGAGTTTAGTTCACTAA
- a CDS encoding HAD family hydrolase, producing the protein MDETQNVKAIVLDLDGTLLNSKKEVSERSIKAILEAYNKGIIVIFATARPPRSVKDFLPQKLQDIAATVYYNGALVKDDTAGYSQHYPIESAITDEIIEYVATRHPEAPLSIESEDIWYSHQILDYKNAMNTVTNPTIVPLNELKKIQASKLLITDYPYYEQLRKQFEHKVNIVCTDAGTLIQIMAKGVSKGRAIRDLCMQKNIPMSSVMAFGDDWNDLELFQACGFPIAMGNAIPELKDIAYFVTGTNDEEGGVARVLERLVGIGVMKKGNH; encoded by the coding sequence ATGGATGAAACTCAGAATGTCAAAGCAATTGTCTTAGATCTAGATGGCACTTTATTAAATTCAAAAAAGGAAGTATCTGAGAGAAGTATAAAAGCCATTTTAGAAGCTTATAACAAAGGGATTATTGTTATATTTGCCACAGCAAGGCCCCCACGCTCGGTGAAAGACTTTCTTCCTCAGAAACTGCAAGATATAGCAGCCACTGTTTATTATAATGGTGCTTTAGTAAAGGACGATACAGCTGGGTACAGCCAGCACTATCCAATTGAATCAGCCATTACGGATGAAATTATAGAGTACGTTGCTACTCGTCATCCTGAAGCTCCCCTCTCAATCGAGTCAGAAGATATATGGTACAGTCATCAAATCTTGGATTACAAAAATGCTATGAATACAGTAACAAATCCAACTATAGTTCCACTCAATGAGTTGAAAAAAATCCAAGCTTCAAAGCTATTAATAACGGATTATCCTTATTATGAGCAGCTACGAAAACAGTTTGAACATAAGGTGAATATAGTATGTACTGACGCCGGAACGCTGATTCAAATTATGGCAAAGGGTGTTTCCAAGGGGCGTGCTATTAGAGATCTTTGTATGCAAAAGAATATTCCAATGAGTAGTGTAATGGCATTCGGTGATGACTGGAACGACTTAGAACTATTTCAGGCATGTGGTTTCCCGATTGCCATGGGGAATGCAATACCGGAGCTGAAAGATATAGCCTATTTTGTTACTGGTACGAATGATGAAGAAGGCGGCGTGGCACGAGTGTTGGAAAGGTTAGTTGGTATTGGGGTTATGAAAAAAGGAAATCATTAA
- a CDS encoding YwbE family protein, translating into MSGQNRADVKPGLKVAVILKKDQRTGVKTEGVVKDLLTNSSFHPHGIKVRLEDGQVGRVCDIL; encoded by the coding sequence ATGAGCGGACAAAATCGTGCAGATGTAAAACCGGGCTTAAAAGTGGCGGTTATTTTAAAGAAAGACCAACGAACGGGTGTGAAGACAGAGGGCGTCGTCAAGGATTTATTGACCAACTCAAGCTTTCACCCACACGGCATTAAAGTACGCCTCGAAGACGGACAAGTCGGTCGGGTTTGTGACATATTGTGA
- a CDS encoding MFS transporter, which produces MNNPILKNRGFVSLWAGSAISELGGSFGTFCNSIIVYELTGSKLALGSMWLLYFIPSILLQLVSGPFIDKWSRKWIMIFSQWTRALVFLVPLVALMFGGLDVWHIYAVQIIIGLVTPLYVPASQAITPTLVSKEQLPAANAYLDGTTRLMMFLAPVAGGIVIEYVGTNLTLLLVVILLTVSGFLLLSVKEQRTSIVIRTTWLEQFTEGIRYFFQQRTIVWLGIFLAFVQFGVGVTMVINLPYITDILKGDYKDYGLFMAGFPLGYVVGSMLVGKVKFQSRRMVMLGALVVGGFTYIALGVIQTITVAIVVEMIAGIAMAFFSIHNITICQQTVPNHLMGKVMSVRLVIIRAAMPIGIVVGGVVSELWGIRPLYVLIGSIISVVSMIGIVFPYFKFIDGTSYKEG; this is translated from the coding sequence ATGAATAATCCTATTTTGAAAAACCGTGGATTTGTTTCCCTTTGGGCGGGTAGTGCCATCTCTGAATTAGGCGGCTCCTTTGGAACATTTTGCAACTCGATTATTGTGTATGAGCTGACAGGATCGAAGCTGGCATTGGGCAGTATGTGGTTGCTGTACTTCATTCCCTCCATTTTGTTGCAGTTAGTCAGTGGCCCCTTTATTGATAAATGGAGTCGTAAATGGATTATGATTTTCTCTCAGTGGACAAGGGCTTTGGTTTTTCTTGTGCCACTTGTGGCGTTGATGTTCGGCGGGTTGGACGTCTGGCATATTTATGCGGTCCAAATCATTATTGGACTCGTCACTCCGCTTTATGTTCCGGCAAGTCAAGCCATTACACCAACACTTGTTTCCAAGGAACAATTACCTGCGGCCAATGCTTATTTGGATGGGACAACCAGACTGATGATGTTTCTTGCACCAGTAGCTGGTGGGATTGTAATTGAATATGTCGGAACGAATTTGACGCTGTTGCTGGTTGTTATATTACTAACGGTAAGCGGATTTCTACTGTTATCAGTGAAGGAGCAAAGGACTTCTATCGTGATACGGACAACCTGGTTGGAGCAGTTCACAGAAGGCATTCGCTATTTCTTTCAACAACGGACGATTGTCTGGCTCGGGATTTTCCTTGCGTTCGTGCAATTTGGCGTCGGAGTCACGATGGTGATCAATTTGCCTTATATCACGGATATTTTGAAAGGTGATTACAAGGATTATGGCTTATTTATGGCTGGCTTTCCTTTAGGCTATGTGGTCGGATCTATGCTGGTTGGGAAAGTGAAGTTCCAAAGTCGGAGAATGGTCATGCTCGGTGCTTTGGTAGTTGGTGGCTTTACTTATATTGCGCTGGGGGTTATTCAGACTATTACAGTAGCGATTGTTGTGGAAATGATTGCAGGCATAGCGATGGCTTTCTTTAGCATTCACAACATCACGATTTGTCAGCAGACAGTTCCAAATCATTTGATGGGCAAAGTGATGTCAGTTCGGCTCGTTATTATTCGCGCGGCGATGCCGATTGGAATTGTTGTCGGAGGCGTTGTGAGTGAGCTATGGGGGATTAGACCTTTATATGTTTTGATTGGCTCAATTATTAGTGTTGTGTCGATGATCGGGATTGTTTTTCCTTATTTTAAGTTTATTGATGGGACATCGTACAAAGAAGGATAG